The Stenotrophomonas sp. ZAC14D1_NAIMI4_1 DNA segment GAACTCGGACCTGATCGAGACCTACGAGCTGAACAACCTGCTGCTGAACGCGGTGGCGACGATCAACTCGGCGGAACAGCGCAAGGAAAGCCGTGGTGCGCACGCGCACGAGGACTTCCCGGACCGCGACGACGTCAACTGGCACAAGCACACGCTGGTCACCGTCGACGAGAAGGGCAAGTGCAGCTTCGACTACCGTCCGGTGCACATGTACACGCTGACCGACGAGGTCGACGTGGTGCCGCCGAAGCCGCGCGTGTACTGATCGCGACCCCCGCCTACCATGCAATCCGCGCCTTGATGGCGCGGGCCGCCTGAGCCAACGAGAGCAGCCATGGCCGAGTTTTCACTCCCCAAGAATTCCAAGGTCACGAAGGGCCAGCACTTCCCCGCCAAGAGCGGTGGCAAGAACCTGCGCACCTTCAAGATCTACCGCTGGAGTCCGGACGACGACAGCAATCCGCGCACCGATACCTATGAGATCGATCTGGACGCCTGCGGCCCGATGGTCCTGGACGCGCTGATCAAGATCAAGAACGAGATCGATCCGACCCTGACCTTCCGTCGCTCCTGCCGCGAAGGTATCTGCGGTTCGTGCGCGATGAACATCGACGGCACCAACACCCTGGCCTGCACCCGCGCCATCGCGGACTGCGGCAAGAAGGAAGTGCCGATCTACCCGCTGCCGCACATGAGCGTGGTCAAGGATCTGGTTCCGGACCTGACCCACTTCTACGCGCAGTACGCGTCGATCAAGCCGTGGATCCGCACGCAGACCCCGGCACCGCCGGACCGCGAGCGCCTGCAGTCGCCGGAAGACCGCAAGAAGCTCGACGGCCTGTACGAGTGCATCCTGTGCGCCTGCTGCTCGACCAGCTGCCCGAGCTACTGGTGGAACGGCGAGCGTTACCTGGGCCCGGCGATCCTGCTGCAGGCCTACCGCTGGATCATCGACTCGCGCGATGAGGACACCGGTGCGCGCCTGGACGATCTGGAAGATCCGTTCAAGCTCTACCGCTGCCACACCATCATGAACTGTGCCCGGACCTGCCCGAAGGGCCTGAACCCGGCGCTGGCGATCGCCGAGATCAAGAAGCTGATGATGGAACGCCGCGCCTGATACGGCGCCGCGTTGTTGCATGACCCCAGTAGAGCCACGCCATGCGTGGCTTTGCTGTATCTGGAGAAACACGATGGACGAAGACACCCTGCTGAAGAAGCTGCGCTGGCGCTGCCGCCGCGGCATGCGCGAGCTGGACCAGCTGTTCGGGCGCTACCTGGACCGCGAATGGAGCACTGCGCCGACCGAAGAGCGCGAGGTTTTCCTGTTCCTGCTCGAGTGCGAGGACGATAAGTTGTGGCGCTGGTTCATGGGCTACGAGGCCTGCCCGCATGCCCACGCCATCCCCCTCATGCAGAAGATCCTCGCCCTCAAGGCTTGAGTGGCGACCCTCGCGGCTGCAGGCCGGCACCCAGGCGCTGGTGCTGCTGGCCGCGCCCTGGCTGCTGCGCGCCTCGGCCCTTCCCGAAGACCGGTACTGGCCGGTACTTGCCGGCGTCTGGCTGCTGGGCCTGATCCAGCTGGGCTGGCGCCTGCGCCGGCCGGTGCGCCGGCTCGAACTACCGCCAGTGCCGGCACCGCTGCGGCTGGATGGGGCCGATCTCGAGGTGCCGCGGCTGGTGGTGCGTGGCCCCTGGCTGCTGCTGCACTGGCGCTGCGAAGGGCGGCGCGGGCGCCTGCTGTTCTGGCCGGACGTGCTCGCCCACCGGCAGCGACGTGAACTGCGACTGGCCGTATCCGCACGCAGCGTTTCACGTCGACCCCGTACGATGGCACCATAGACTGAATCGACTGGCGTGCCTGCATGTTCAAACCCATCCCCGTGGCCATTGGCCTGCGCTACCTGCGCGCCAAACGCCGCAACGGCTTCATCTCCTTCATTTCGATGGCATCGATCCTGGGCATCGCGCTCGGCGTCACGGTGCTGATCACCACCCTGGCGGTGATGAGCGGTTTCCAGAAGGAAATCCGCAGCCGCCTGCTGCAGATGACCGCGCATACCACCATCAGCCGCGATGGCGAGCCCATGCCCGACTGGATGCGCGTGGTCGACGTGGCCAACAAGGACCCGCGTGTGGCCGGTGCTGCGCCGTACATCGAGATCCAGTCGATGATCAGCGGCCCGCGCGTGCAGGGCGCGATCATCCAGGGCATCGACCCGGCGCTGGAGCCGAAGGTGTCGGTGATCGACAAGAAGATCACCAAGGGCAGCTATGACAGCCTCAAGCCGGGCAGCTTCAACGTGCTGCTGGGCAAGGAGCTGGCCATGTGGCTGGGCGTGGACGTGGGCGACCAGGTGCTGGTGACCTTTGCCGAAGTGCAGGGCACGCCGGCCGGTGCGGTGCCACGGATGAAACGCTTTACGGTCAGCGGCCTGTTCGAGGCCGGCTACAACGAGGTCGACCGCGGCGTCGGCTTCGCCAACATGAAAGACCTCGAGCGCGTGCTGCGCTCGGACGGCGCCACCGGC contains these protein-coding regions:
- a CDS encoding succinate dehydrogenase assembly factor 2 codes for the protein MDEDTLLKKLRWRCRRGMRELDQLFGRYLDREWSTAPTEEREVFLFLLECEDDKLWRWFMGYEACPHAHAIPLMQKILALKA
- a CDS encoding lipoprotein-releasing ABC transporter permease subunit, giving the protein MFKPIPVAIGLRYLRAKRRNGFISFISMASILGIALGVTVLITTLAVMSGFQKEIRSRLLQMTAHTTISRDGEPMPDWMRVVDVANKDPRVAGAAPYIEIQSMISGPRVQGAIIQGIDPALEPKVSVIDKKITKGSYDSLKPGSFNVLLGKELAMWLGVDVGDQVLVTFAEVQGTPAGAVPRMKRFTVSGLFEAGYNEVDRGVGFANMKDLERVLRSDGATGVRLKLHDMDRSLEVGVDLAQNLGGAYRVSDWTQQNANLYHSLRMEKVVMGILLSLIIAMGAFNLVSSQVMLVTDKQADIAILRTLGLTPGGVMQVFMVQGSLIGIFGTLAGLIGGITLTLNLERILGAIESLFNVKLLPEDVYYITGLPTDMQPRDIVVITLVALLMSFLATLYPAWRAARTQPAEALRYE
- a CDS encoding succinate dehydrogenase iron-sulfur subunit, whose product is MAEFSLPKNSKVTKGQHFPAKSGGKNLRTFKIYRWSPDDDSNPRTDTYEIDLDACGPMVLDALIKIKNEIDPTLTFRRSCREGICGSCAMNIDGTNTLACTRAIADCGKKEVPIYPLPHMSVVKDLVPDLTHFYAQYASIKPWIRTQTPAPPDRERLQSPEDRKKLDGLYECILCACCSTSCPSYWWNGERYLGPAILLQAYRWIIDSRDEDTGARLDDLEDPFKLYRCHTIMNCARTCPKGLNPALAIAEIKKLMMERRA